From a region of the Athene noctua chromosome 14, bAthNoc1.hap1.1, whole genome shotgun sequence genome:
- the BDNF gene encoding neurotrophic factor BDNF precursor form — protein sequence MTILFLTMVISYFSCMKAAPMKEASVRGQGSLAYPGLRTHGTLESLNGPNAGSRGLTSLADTFEHVIEELLDEDQDIQPSEENKDADLYTSRVMLSSQVPLEPPLLFLLEEYKNYLDAANMSMRVRRHSDPARRGELSVCDSTSEWVTAAEKKTAVDMSGATVTVLEKVPVPKGQLKQYFYETKCNPKGYTKEGCRGIDKRHWNSQCRTTQSYVRALTMDNKKRVGWRFIRIDTSCVCTLTIKRGR from the coding sequence ATGACCATCCTTTTCCTTACTATGGTTATCTCATACTTCAGTTGCATGAAAGCTGCCCCGATGAAAGAAGCTAGTGTAAGAGGACAAGGCAGCTTGGCTTACCCAGGTCTTCGGACCCACGGGACTCTTGAGAGCCTAAATGGGCCCAATGCTGGTTCAAGAGGACTGACATCGCTGGCGGACACTTTTGAACATGTCATAGAGGAGCTTCTAGACGAGGACCAGGACATCCAGCCCAGCGAGGAAAACAAGGATGCAGACTTGTACACATCCCGAGTCATGCTAAGCAGTCAAGTGCCTTTGGAACCCCCACTGCTCTTTCTGCTCGAGGAGTACAAAAACTACTTGGATGCTGCAAACATGTCCATGAGGGTCCGGCGCCACTCTGACCCAGCTCGCCGCGGGGAACTGAGCGTTTGTGACAGCACGAGCGAGTGGGTGACGGCAGCAGAGAAAAAGACTGCAGTGGACATGTCCGGGGCGACCGTCACAGTCCTGGAAAAAGTCCCAGTACCCAAAGGCCAACTGAAGCAATACTTCTATGAGACCAAATGCAACCCCAAGGGGTACACAAAGGAGGGCTGCAGGGGCATAGACAAGAGGCACTGGAACTCCCAGTGCCGAACTACCCAGTCTTACGTGAGAGCTCTCACCATGGATAATAAAAAGAGAGTTGGCTGGCGCTTTATAAGGATAGACACTTCCTGTGTATGTACATTAACCATTAAAAGGGGAAGATAG